In one Bacillus thuringiensis genomic region, the following are encoded:
- a CDS encoding ankyrin repeat domain-containing protein, with protein MQTEERITTELVREFVMAAHGDLEKVQELLVESPSLLHASYNWGGSDWESALGASAHVGRKDIALYLLEKGARMDIFAAAMLGELEVVQAILVAQPEALRASGPHGISLLQHARMGGEKAKRVYDYLAILS; from the coding sequence ATGCAAACAGAAGAGCGTATTACCACTGAATTAGTAAGAGAATTTGTTATGGCAGCTCACGGGGATTTAGAGAAAGTACAAGAGCTATTGGTTGAATCACCAAGCTTACTTCACGCCTCTTATAATTGGGGTGGATCAGATTGGGAAAGTGCGTTAGGCGCATCGGCACATGTAGGTCGTAAAGATATTGCTCTTTATTTACTAGAAAAGGGTGCTCGTATGGATATTTTCGCGGCAGCTATGCTTGGGGAATTAGAAGTCGTACAAGCTATTTTAGTAGCTCAACCAGAAGCATTACGTGCATCTGGTCCTCATGGTATTTCTCTTCTTCAGCATGCACGAATGGGTGGAGAGAAAGCTAAGCGTGTATATGATTATTTAGCAATACTATCTTAA
- a CDS encoding FecCD family ABC transporter permease, whose amino-acid sequence MESSEVVREKEHPFAKKRWIIAFTLVVLTILVLFYGLFAGSLSFSVRDILTGIQEEGSTVHRIVWDLRIPRVLIGFIVGTCLAASGTLLQGVMRNPLADPGIIGVSSGAGLVAIVIMILFPQHLAFLPLGAFLGAFITAMVIYALSWQKGAPPSRIVLVGVSINALIGAATSALMLLHSDKVQSVLPWLAGGIGGVSWAHLNMIIYYAIFAIILAFFGIKHIRVLMLGDEMAKLLGHNVEKSRFYLIVVSTLLAGIAVSVSGLIGFVGLVVPHMLRLLVGNDYRYLLPLSCLGGGVLLVFADAIARSWFDPIELPVGILLSFLGGPFFLYLIHRGGKQSDFR is encoded by the coding sequence ATGGAAAGTAGTGAAGTAGTAAGAGAAAAGGAACATCCTTTTGCGAAAAAAAGATGGATAATAGCATTCACTTTAGTTGTATTAACAATCCTAGTTCTCTTTTACGGTCTTTTCGCAGGAAGTTTATCCTTTTCTGTACGAGATATTTTAACAGGTATACAAGAGGAAGGTTCGACAGTTCATCGAATTGTATGGGATCTTCGCATACCGAGAGTGCTTATTGGGTTTATAGTAGGAACATGTTTAGCTGCATCTGGTACACTGCTACAAGGGGTTATGAGAAACCCTCTTGCAGATCCTGGTATTATCGGAGTTTCATCTGGAGCAGGCCTTGTAGCAATTGTCATCATGATTTTATTCCCACAGCATCTAGCTTTTTTACCACTAGGGGCGTTTTTAGGAGCTTTCATAACAGCGATGGTTATTTATGCTTTATCATGGCAAAAAGGGGCACCACCTTCAAGAATCGTCTTAGTAGGGGTGTCGATCAATGCATTAATTGGTGCAGCAACGTCAGCATTAATGTTATTACATAGTGACAAAGTACAATCGGTGTTACCGTGGCTAGCGGGCGGTATTGGTGGTGTAAGTTGGGCACATTTAAACATGATTATTTATTATGCAATATTCGCCATTATATTAGCTTTCTTTGGTATTAAGCATATTCGAGTGTTAATGCTTGGAGATGAAATGGCAAAGTTATTAGGACATAATGTGGAAAAAAGTCGGTTTTATTTAATCGTAGTAAGTACATTATTAGCTGGAATTGCAGTAAGTGTGTCTGGTCTTATTGGATTTGTCGGTCTTGTCGTACCACATATGCTACGTTTATTAGTTGGAAATGATTATAGATATTTGCTACCTTTATCATGCCTTGGCGGCGGGGTATTACTTGTTTTTGCGGATGCAATAGCTCGAAGTTGGTTTGACCCAATCGAATTGCCTGTTGGTATTTTACTGTCCTTCTTAGGTGGTCCGTTCTTCTTATATTTAATTCATAGAGGAGGAAAACAAAGTGATTTCCGTTAA
- a CDS encoding GNAT family N-acetyltransferase — MYIYHNGLIIREGTNGVPAYAIKTLFEDAGWSNDNIPSWQIEKFTIAFENSTWAFTIWDEEEMVAMVRVISDGIMVANIVNLVVKCEYRGKGLGKKLVALCLQKLPHGDWFAHTSANNFDFYRSCGFEVRELSRNGTCAYYGYQVARRDGHR; from the coding sequence ATGTACATTTATCATAATGGACTTATTATTCGTGAGGGAACGAATGGTGTACCTGCATATGCAATTAAGACTTTATTCGAAGATGCCGGTTGGAGCAATGATAATATCCCTTCTTGGCAAATTGAAAAATTCACGATAGCATTTGAAAATTCAACATGGGCATTCACAATTTGGGATGAAGAAGAGATGGTTGCGATGGTTAGAGTCATTTCTGATGGAATCATGGTCGCGAACATAGTAAATTTAGTTGTGAAATGTGAATATAGAGGGAAGGGATTAGGTAAGAAACTTGTCGCTCTTTGTTTGCAAAAGCTACCACATGGTGACTGGTTTGCACATACTTCTGCGAACAATTTTGATTTTTATAGAAGCTGTGGATTTGAAGTTAGAGAGCTATCGAGAAATGGAACATGTGCGTATTATGGATATCAAGTCGCGAGAAGAGATGGTCACCGATAA
- a CDS encoding helix-turn-helix domain-containing protein, with protein MNIGSAIREIRQRRGITIAQICEGTGLSKGFMSQVENNKTSPSISTLETISNFLNVPLPYLLLEQKDRLKIVKKEERKYSVYGKDEQRIEHVAEQGGLRLSLVEIPTGFPKENSPNAHEGEECHLVLRGKLEVQHGEDIAIVEEGDSFSWNACVPHIVRNIGEETALLLISSYAENRKRVY; from the coding sequence ATGAATATTGGTTCTGCAATACGTGAAATTCGTCAACGTAGAGGCATAACAATCGCACAAATTTGCGAGGGAACAGGTCTTTCTAAAGGATTTATGAGTCAGGTTGAAAATAATAAAACATCACCATCTATTTCAACTTTAGAAACGATCTCCAACTTTTTAAACGTTCCCCTTCCCTATTTATTGTTAGAGCAAAAAGATCGATTAAAAATTGTCAAAAAAGAAGAACGGAAATACAGTGTATACGGAAAAGATGAACAAAGAATTGAACATGTCGCTGAGCAAGGGGGCCTTCGCCTATCTTTAGTAGAAATACCTACTGGATTCCCGAAAGAAAACTCACCAAATGCCCATGAAGGGGAAGAATGTCACCTTGTATTACGCGGAAAACTAGAAGTTCAGCACGGTGAAGATATTGCAATTGTAGAAGAAGGTGATTCTTTCTCATGGAATGCATGCGTTCCTCATATTGTTCGTAATATAGGAGAAGAAACTGCATTACTACTCATCTCTAGTTATGCGGAAAATCGAAAACGTGTTTACTAA
- a CDS encoding GNAT family N-acetyltransferase has protein sequence MVTFIVHTKYDREIKKKLVERSEGMFHTDRLQIRKYTMDDLQFYASLWGNEKVMRYIGNGTLKTYMQCKKSLEEWVIPSYKNGLGLFVLIEKETRIRIGHAGLVKQQIDGKEEIEIGYWLLPQYWGKGYAKEAAAAFRDYGFQALRMNKLISLINPDHPASIFVARKTGLSYEKTTSFHGMDVLVYSIRRIG, from the coding sequence ATGGTAACATTTATTGTGCATACAAAATATGATCGTGAAATTAAGAAGAAATTAGTAGAAAGGAGTGAAGGAATGTTTCATACAGACCGTTTACAAATTCGTAAATATACAATGGATGATTTACAGTTCTACGCTTCACTATGGGGAAACGAAAAAGTAATGCGCTATATTGGAAATGGGACGTTAAAAACATATATGCAATGTAAAAAAAGTTTGGAGGAGTGGGTAATTCCTAGCTATAAAAATGGCCTCGGTTTATTTGTATTAATTGAAAAGGAAACGAGGATACGGATTGGTCATGCAGGATTAGTAAAGCAGCAGATAGATGGAAAAGAGGAAATTGAAATTGGTTATTGGTTATTACCTCAGTATTGGGGAAAAGGCTATGCGAAAGAAGCAGCGGCAGCATTTCGAGACTATGGCTTCCAAGCGTTACGAATGAATAAATTAATTTCTCTTATTAATCCGGACCACCCCGCCTCAATCTTTGTTGCTAGAAAAACGGGGCTTAGTTATGAGAAAACAACTTCATTTCATGGGATGGATGTTCTCGTTTATTCCATTAGGCGCATTGGATGA
- a CDS encoding DoxX family protein, with protein MNQHIGNLIIRIVLGVTFFMHGLTKFQSGIDNIAGWFTSIGLPGGLAYGVATFELVGGLLLILGLGVRYIGLLFALVMVGAIVKVKWSAGLLGDGKNPGFELELALLAMGAYLFVAKADGFVDNFLKEKMSKKN; from the coding sequence ATGAATCAACATATTGGTAACTTAATTATTCGTATCGTGTTAGGGGTAACATTCTTCATGCACGGTTTAACAAAATTCCAATCAGGAATTGACAATATTGCAGGGTGGTTTACAAGCATTGGTTTACCAGGAGGACTTGCATACGGTGTAGCAACATTTGAATTAGTTGGAGGCCTATTATTAATTCTAGGTTTAGGTGTAAGATATATTGGATTATTATTTGCACTTGTTATGGTTGGAGCAATCGTAAAAGTGAAATGGTCAGCTGGTTTATTGGGAGATGGAAAAAATCCTGGTTTCGAATTAGAACTTGCATTATTAGCAATGGGTGCATACTTATTTGTTGCAAAAGCTGATGGTTTTGTAGATAATTTCTTAAAAGAAAAAATGTCAAAGAAGAACTAA
- a CDS encoding VOC family protein codes for MSFQLHPDTTLDVVHLYVSNVKKSLEFYTEVLSMKVLKEEEAVVTFGNENDEPLLIIEEKKEAFPKQRARTGLYHYAILLPSRQDLANVLRHLVEMVYPLHGGADHYFSEALYLADPDGNGIEIYHDRQKEVWRDENGELPFVSNPLAGEELLQQGSTWNGFPSGTVMGHIHFHVADLEEAKRFYVDGLGFEVTIPARNGALFVSAGGYHHHIGLNTWQGEGVPPQMPGSVGLKYFTIVLADEKQKEQVCESLKNIGKIATYKDGILQVEDPFGHCIHFKIKGEA; via the coding sequence ATGAGTTTTCAACTTCATCCCGATACAACACTTGATGTTGTTCATTTATACGTATCTAATGTAAAGAAATCACTAGAGTTTTATACGGAAGTACTAAGTATGAAGGTGCTAAAAGAAGAAGAAGCAGTCGTTACATTTGGGAATGAAAATGATGAACCACTTCTTATCATTGAAGAAAAGAAAGAAGCTTTTCCGAAGCAAAGAGCAAGAACAGGGTTATATCATTACGCAATTTTATTACCAAGTAGACAGGATTTAGCGAATGTTCTTCGTCATCTTGTAGAGATGGTATATCCACTACATGGCGGAGCCGATCATTACTTTAGTGAAGCTCTTTATTTAGCTGATCCAGATGGAAACGGGATTGAAATTTATCATGATCGACAAAAAGAAGTTTGGCGTGATGAGAATGGAGAACTCCCATTTGTTAGTAACCCGTTAGCTGGTGAAGAATTATTACAGCAAGGAAGTACATGGAATGGATTTCCATCTGGTACTGTGATGGGGCATATTCATTTCCATGTAGCTGATTTAGAGGAAGCGAAACGTTTCTATGTTGATGGTCTTGGTTTTGAAGTAACGATCCCAGCTCGTAATGGAGCGTTGTTCGTATCAGCAGGTGGTTATCATCACCATATCGGCTTAAATACGTGGCAAGGTGAAGGGGTGCCACCGCAAATGCCAGGTTCTGTTGGTTTAAAATATTTCACAATTGTACTAGCGGATGAAAAACAAAAAGAGCAAGTATGTGAAAGCTTAAAAAATATTGGCAAGATTGCTACGTACAAAGATGGAATATTACAAGTCGAGGATCCATTTGGACATTGTATCCATTTCAAAATAAAAGGAGAAGCCTAA
- a CDS encoding ABC transporter ATP-binding protein — protein sequence MISVNKVFYAHSERFQMQNMNVHIKAGEIVSLIGPNGSGKSTLLRLIARLLKQSEGDIILDGKNIHMMKSADVAKQLAMLPQMHDHQLDLTVKELIEFGRGPHKSWSSRLNKEDEEIVDWALSVTNLEGYEYRLLHSLSGGERQRAWIAMTLAQRTNVLLLDEPTTFLDIVHQLEVMELVKRLNEEFGMTIIMVLHDINQAAQYSDRLLVLKRGKIQYDGIPEEVLCHEMFQHVFGIDVDIFQGSDKPFFTPKRIFKRGEERCKQKSVLPLN from the coding sequence GTGATTTCCGTTAACAAAGTGTTTTACGCACACTCTGAAAGATTTCAAATGCAAAATATGAATGTACATATTAAGGCTGGAGAAATCGTTAGTTTAATTGGTCCGAATGGATCGGGAAAATCTACTTTGCTTCGTTTAATAGCAAGGCTACTGAAACAAAGCGAAGGGGACATCATTTTAGATGGGAAAAATATTCATATGATGAAGAGTGCTGATGTAGCGAAGCAATTAGCAATGTTACCACAAATGCATGATCATCAATTAGATTTAACAGTGAAAGAACTAATTGAGTTCGGAAGAGGTCCACATAAATCATGGAGTAGCCGCTTAAATAAAGAAGATGAAGAAATTGTTGATTGGGCATTGTCTGTTACAAATCTTGAAGGGTATGAATATCGTCTTTTACATTCTTTATCAGGAGGGGAACGGCAACGTGCTTGGATTGCGATGACGCTAGCTCAGCGTACAAATGTCTTATTATTGGATGAACCAACAACTTTTTTGGATATCGTTCACCAGTTGGAAGTAATGGAACTTGTGAAACGATTAAATGAGGAGTTTGGAATGACAATTATAATGGTTTTACATGACATTAACCAAGCTGCTCAATATAGCGATCGTTTACTTGTATTAAAGCGAGGAAAGATTCAGTATGATGGTATACCAGAAGAAGTACTATGCCATGAAATGTTTCAACATGTATTTGGCATAGATGTAGATATTTTTCAGGGAAGTGACAAGCCTTTTTTTACACCGAAACGAATTTTTAAAAGGGGAGAAGAGCGATGCAAACAGAAGAGCGTATTACCACTGAATTAG
- a CDS encoding MaoC/PaaZ C-terminal domain-containing protein: MSIKVGDVFKYERRFTEEEVFEFANITGDKGRHHVEYDENGRLMVHGLLTASIGTKVGEELHYIARELVSEFIRPVFTGDTITCELTLTNVEQMEGYKKVSIESVYRNQHEKTVLVGTSYGIIRG, encoded by the coding sequence ATGAGCATAAAAGTTGGGGATGTATTTAAATATGAAAGAAGATTTACTGAGGAAGAGGTTTTTGAATTTGCAAATATTACCGGAGATAAAGGCAGACACCATGTGGAATATGATGAAAATGGAAGATTAATGGTCCATGGTTTATTGACTGCTAGCATTGGAACGAAAGTAGGCGAAGAATTACATTACATAGCAAGAGAATTAGTAAGTGAGTTTATTAGACCAGTTTTCACAGGAGATACAATCACTTGTGAATTAACTTTAACAAATGTTGAGCAAATGGAAGGCTATAAAAAAGTTTCAATCGAGTCAGTTTATCGCAATCAACACGAAAAGACTGTACTAGTGGGGACAAGTTATGGAATTATAAGGGGATAA
- a CDS encoding S8 family peptidase, whose translation MKKTTSTLLSMVLVFSSFGALSAHAESMQKEKQFSPQLKTTIEQWGEHKIAQNVETKTTKEISVIVELQHAPLAAQSNIQHAPDLQNSNAQSYHAELKKAQQETTKKIKEKAPGAKIKEVYNTLFSGFSISVPGDQITALASLPEVKTIYPNLTYKLHETTKSATNEEVPNIGGPTIGAPEAWNLKDPSGKPLDGKGMKVAIIDSGVDYTHPDLKANYIGGYDTVDEDNDPMDGNVHGTHVAGIIAGNGKIKGVAPNASILAYRVMNDGGTGTTDDIIQGIERAIQDGADVLNLSLGQDLNVPDQPVTLTLERAAKLGVTAVVSNGNDGPKPWSVDAPGNASSVISVGASTVSIPFPTLQIAGSSKTYQGLPLSKSDFPIGNASPLVYVGYGNPSDYAKQDVKGKFALVLQGTSSTLVKAEQAKQAGAIGVLFISTEKEINIMPEYFTRENLALPVMQLSNVNGEELKNLITKRKKNIKIRQPVPTELIGNFSSRGPSQGSWLIKPDIVAPGVQITSTVPRGGYESHNGTSMAAPQVAGAVALLRQMHPDWTTEQLKASLANTAKTLKDVNENTYPVMTQGSGLINIPKAVQTNVLVKPNNISFGLIKPNSGKVKLMQNITLQNLSSKKKSFSTRVELLDATTKTKVKDSVPSSISVQPNSNTEKPFTITVDSSLPQGVYTGNVYVKEQGAKEEIRIPFTFSIDPKDYKRIDGLEIVNSTFSPNEDNILDDNLINYYLVSPVEDVTLHGNLVTKERVTYEGIIYEGKNETAGYKPFKWDGTKVDGSPLADGLYQIEAVASNSGGETKQTAAVFLDRTAPKLTHEVDQENLVIRGKVDDILLDWMSESGWIAPGIPVRMQYETNGNGVWEQAFLNPWEKSYDIYFDLTQLQEGKNTIHIVATDAAGNTSNLTVNLEVK comes from the coding sequence ATGAAAAAAACTACATCTACACTATTAAGTATGGTACTCGTCTTTTCTAGTTTTGGAGCTTTAAGCGCCCATGCTGAATCAATGCAAAAGGAGAAGCAATTTAGTCCACAACTAAAAACAACGATTGAACAGTGGGGAGAACATAAAATTGCTCAAAATGTTGAAACGAAAACAACAAAAGAAATATCTGTAATTGTAGAATTGCAACATGCGCCTCTTGCTGCGCAAAGTAACATTCAGCATGCTCCAGATTTACAAAATAGTAATGCACAGTCTTATCATGCCGAGCTAAAAAAAGCACAACAAGAGACGACTAAGAAAATAAAAGAAAAAGCACCTGGTGCAAAAATTAAAGAAGTTTATAATACGTTATTTTCCGGTTTCTCTATTTCAGTTCCAGGAGATCAAATTACTGCTCTTGCTTCTTTACCTGAAGTAAAGACAATCTATCCGAACTTAACATATAAATTGCACGAAACAACGAAAAGCGCTACTAACGAAGAAGTACCTAATATCGGTGGACCGACAATTGGTGCGCCTGAAGCTTGGAATTTAAAAGACCCCTCTGGCAAACCTCTTGATGGAAAAGGTATGAAAGTAGCTATTATCGACTCTGGCGTAGACTATACACACCCTGACTTAAAGGCAAATTATATTGGTGGATATGACACTGTCGATGAAGACAACGATCCAATGGATGGTAACGTACATGGTACTCATGTAGCTGGAATTATTGCTGGTAATGGAAAAATTAAAGGCGTTGCTCCAAATGCTTCTATTTTAGCTTATCGTGTCATGAATGACGGTGGTACTGGTACAACAGATGATATTATTCAAGGTATTGAACGAGCGATTCAAGATGGTGCTGATGTGTTAAATCTATCCCTTGGACAAGATTTAAATGTACCTGATCAGCCTGTAACTTTAACGTTAGAACGTGCAGCAAAGCTTGGGGTTACTGCAGTCGTTTCCAATGGAAATGATGGTCCAAAACCTTGGTCTGTTGATGCACCTGGGAATGCAAGTAGCGTGATATCAGTTGGAGCATCTACAGTTTCTATTCCGTTTCCAACATTACAAATAGCTGGTTCCAGCAAAACCTACCAAGGATTACCGTTATCAAAATCAGATTTCCCAATAGGAAATGCTTCTCCACTTGTATATGTTGGCTATGGTAATCCAAGCGATTATGCAAAACAAGATGTGAAAGGAAAATTTGCACTTGTTTTACAAGGTACTTCTAGTACGTTAGTAAAAGCTGAACAAGCGAAGCAAGCTGGTGCAATTGGTGTACTATTCATTTCTACAGAAAAAGAAATCAATATTATGCCTGAATACTTTACACGTGAAAACCTAGCCCTTCCAGTTATGCAATTATCCAATGTAAACGGTGAAGAGTTGAAAAACTTAATTACAAAGCGCAAGAAAAATATAAAAATTAGACAACCGGTTCCGACTGAATTAATTGGAAACTTTAGTTCCAGAGGTCCGTCACAAGGAAGCTGGCTTATAAAACCAGATATCGTTGCACCTGGCGTACAAATTACTAGTACAGTACCACGAGGCGGCTATGAATCGCATAACGGAACAAGTATGGCTGCTCCGCAAGTAGCTGGAGCGGTTGCCCTCCTGCGTCAAATGCACCCTGATTGGACGACGGAACAATTAAAAGCATCACTTGCCAATACAGCAAAAACTTTAAAAGATGTTAATGAAAATACGTATCCTGTTATGACGCAAGGATCTGGCTTAATTAACATTCCAAAAGCTGTTCAAACAAATGTATTAGTAAAGCCTAACAATATCAGCTTCGGTCTTATAAAGCCAAACAGTGGTAAAGTAAAACTGATGCAAAATATTACGTTACAAAATCTTTCTAGTAAAAAGAAAAGCTTTTCAACTCGTGTAGAATTACTAGATGCAACCACAAAAACAAAAGTAAAAGATTCTGTTCCTTCATCGATTAGCGTACAACCAAATAGTAATACGGAAAAACCATTTACTATCACTGTCGATAGCTCACTACCACAAGGTGTGTATACTGGGAATGTATATGTAAAAGAGCAAGGAGCAAAAGAAGAAATTCGAATTCCATTTACATTTAGTATCGATCCTAAAGATTATAAACGAATTGATGGTCTCGAAATTGTGAATTCTACTTTTAGTCCAAACGAGGATAACATATTAGATGATAATCTCATCAACTACTATTTAGTTTCTCCTGTTGAAGATGTAACGTTACATGGTAACTTAGTTACAAAAGAACGTGTGACATACGAAGGAATCATTTATGAAGGTAAAAATGAAACAGCAGGTTATAAACCGTTCAAATGGGATGGTACAAAAGTAGATGGATCACCACTCGCGGATGGTTTATATCAAATTGAAGCAGTTGCTTCTAATTCTGGCGGAGAAACAAAGCAAACAGCTGCTGTATTCCTTGATCGAACTGCACCTAAGTTAACACATGAGGTTGACCAAGAAAATCTTGTAATTAGAGGAAAAGTTGATGATATTCTACTAGATTGGATGTCAGAATCTGGTTGGATAGCACCTGGCATTCCAGTGAGAATGCAATATGAAACTAACGGAAATGGTGTATGGGAACAGGCATTCCTGAACCCTTGGGAGAAAAGCTATGACATTTATTTCGATCTTACTCAATTACAAGAAGGAAAAAATACTATTCACATTGTAGCAACTGATGCAGCTGGCAATACCTCTAATTTAACTGTTAATTTAGAAGTGAAATAA
- a CDS encoding 4a-hydroxytetrahydrobiopterin dehydratase, translated as MMLRLTEEEVHEELLKVDKWMVKDEKWIERKYMFSDYLKGIEFVSEAAKLSEEHNHHPFILIQYKAVIITLSSWNAKGLTKLDFELAKQFDELFLQNENAIIRK; from the coding sequence ATGATGCTAAGATTAACTGAAGAAGAAGTTCACGAGGAATTATTGAAGGTAGATAAATGGATGGTAAAAGATGAGAAATGGATTGAACGAAAATATATGTTTTCCGACTACTTAAAAGGAATCGAATTTGTCTCTGAAGCCGCCAAACTATCAGAAGAACATAATCACCATCCATTTATCCTTATCCAGTATAAAGCAGTTATTATTACTTTGTCATCTTGGAATGCAAAAGGTTTAACGAAACTAGATTTTGAGCTTGCAAAACAATTTGATGAACTATTTTTACAAAACGAAAATGCAATTATAAGAAAATAA
- a CDS encoding aromatic amino acid hydroxylase produces the protein MTKKTEIPSHLKPFVSTQHYDQYTPVNHAVWRYIMRQNHSFLKDVAHPAYVNGLQSSGINIDSIPKVEEMNECLAPSGWGAVTIDGLIPGVAFFDFQGHGLLPIATDIRKVENIEYTPAPDIVHEAAGHAPILLDPTYAKYVKRFGQIGAKAFSTKEEHDAFEAVRTLTIVKESPTSTPDEVKAAENAVIEKQNLVSGLSEAEQISRLFWWTVEYGLIGNIDDPKIYGAGLLSSVGESKHCLTDAVEKVPFSIEACTGTTYDVTKMQPQLFVCKSFEELTDALETFSKTMAFKTGGKEGLEKAIRSENYATAELNSGLQITGTFSETIENDAGELIYMRTNSPTALALHNKQLANHSTSVHSDGFGTPIGLLTENIALENCTDEQLQSLGVTIGTIAEFTFASGIHVKGTVTDIVKNDKKIALISFIDCTVTYNARVLFDASWGAFDMAVGSQITSVFPGAADAAAFFPMDEEVQEIPAPLVLNELERMYQTVRDIRSEGILHDAHIDQLVAIQEVLNKFYAKEWLLRLEVLELLLEHNKGHETSAALLHQLSTFTTDEAVTRLINNGLALLPVKDVKNDAKIN, from the coding sequence ATGACAAAGAAAACAGAAATTCCATCGCATTTAAAACCATTCGTATCCACACAACATTATGATCAATACACACCGGTGAATCACGCTGTGTGGCGTTATATTATGAGACAAAATCATAGCTTCTTAAAAGACGTTGCTCATCCAGCCTATGTGAACGGACTACAATCATCTGGTATTAATATAGATTCAATTCCAAAAGTAGAAGAAATGAATGAGTGTTTGGCACCAAGTGGCTGGGGCGCTGTAACGATTGACGGACTTATTCCCGGCGTAGCATTCTTCGATTTTCAAGGACACGGATTACTACCAATCGCAACAGATATTCGGAAAGTGGAAAATATCGAGTACACACCAGCTCCAGATATCGTACACGAAGCCGCAGGACACGCACCGATTTTACTTGATCCTACATATGCAAAATATGTGAAACGTTTTGGGCAAATTGGTGCAAAAGCTTTCTCTACAAAAGAAGAACATGATGCATTTGAAGCTGTTCGTACATTAACGATAGTAAAAGAAAGTCCTACTTCTACTCCTGATGAAGTTAAGGCTGCTGAAAATGCTGTAATTGAAAAACAAAACTTAGTTTCTGGTTTATCAGAAGCTGAACAAATTTCACGTCTTTTCTGGTGGACAGTAGAATATGGATTGATTGGAAATATAGATGATCCAAAAATATATGGTGCTGGTCTCCTTTCTTCTGTTGGCGAAAGCAAACATTGCTTAACAGACGCTGTAGAAAAAGTTCCATTTTCTATCGAAGCATGTACAGGGACAACTTATGACGTAACAAAAATGCAACCACAACTATTTGTTTGTAAGTCCTTTGAAGAATTAACAGATGCGCTTGAAACATTTTCTAAAACAATGGCCTTTAAAACAGGTGGAAAAGAAGGTTTAGAAAAAGCAATTCGCTCTGAGAACTATGCAACAGCTGAGCTAAATAGCGGATTACAAATTACAGGTACATTTAGCGAGACAATTGAAAACGATGCAGGTGAATTAATTTACATGCGAACAAATTCGCCAACAGCATTAGCGCTTCATAATAAACAGTTAGCGAATCATTCTACTTCTGTACACAGTGACGGATTTGGAACACCAATTGGATTACTCACTGAAAATATTGCATTAGAAAATTGTACAGACGAACAACTACAATCATTAGGAGTTACAATTGGAACTATCGCTGAGTTTACTTTTGCAAGTGGTATTCATGTAAAAGGAACAGTAACAGATATTGTGAAAAACGATAAGAAAATTGCCCTTATTTCCTTTATCGATTGTACAGTTACTTATAACGCCCGCGTTTTATTTGATGCTTCATGGGGCGCATTTGATATGGCTGTTGGCTCACAAATCACTTCAGTATTCCCAGGTGCCGCAGATGCAGCAGCATTTTTCCCAATGGATGAAGAAGTTCAAGAAATTCCTGCTCCACTTGTACTGAATGAACTTGAACGTATGTATCAAACAGTTCGAGATATTCGAAGTGAGGGGATTTTACATGACGCGCATATCGATCAATTAGTAGCAATTCAAGAAGTATTAAATAAATTTTATGCGAAAGAATGGTTGCTGCGCCTTGAAGTATTAGAGTTACTTTTAGAGCATAACAAAGGGCATGAAACATCGGCAGCATTACTACATCAACTTTCTACTTTCACAACTGACGAAGCTGTAACACGCCTTATTAACAATGGTCTTGCGTTACTTCCAGTAAAGGATGTGAAAAATGATGCTAAGATTAACTGA